GTATGCATGGGTGCTGCGTCCGGCGTGGGGCAGCGCGGCGCATCCTGCCGGTGGACTGCCTCCGCGCGTGATGAATCGGCTGACGCTCGTACTCGCCATCGGCTTGGGCATGACGATCGTCGCGCAGATCGCCGCGCTCTTGCAGCAGTCAGTGACGTTCTTCGGCGTCGATTTCGGGCTGGTGCTGTCCCAATCGCTGTGGGGCGTCGTGCGCAGTTCGACGTTCTTCGGCCAAGTATGGACAGCGCGCATGCTGGTGGTCGGCATCACCGCGGTGATGATCGCAGCAGCGTTCATCAACCGCCGCAGCCAACCCGAGCTCACCCGGCCGATGTGGTCGGCCGCGATGTGGGGGCTGGCGCTCGCGCTCGGCAGCCTTAGCGTGGTGAGCCACGCGCCCGGATCGCGGGCGGCGGCGTGGGCGGCAGTCTTCAACGACTGGACACACCTGCTGACGATTGCGCTGTGGGTCGGCGGATTGGCCGCGCTGGCGGCGGTCCTGCCTGCTGCACTGCGCCCGCTCGATCGTGAGGCTGCGCGCAAGGCACTGCTCGCCGCGCTGCGTCGCTTCTCGCCATTGGCCGCAGCATGTCTGTTCATCGTGATTGCGACCGGCGTGTTCAGCGCGTCGCTGTGGGTTCGCCCGGCCGATCTGGTCACGAGTTCGTACGGCCTGAGCCTGCTGGTCAAGCTGACGCTGGTGGCCGCGCTGGTTGGCGTGGGCGCGCTGCATCACGCGGCGCTCAACCCGCAGCGGTTCGACCGGTGGGCGGGCTGGGTCGAGCGCATCGGCGGGTGGCGCCGCACGCTGCGGATCGAGGCGGCGTTCGGTGTGCTGGCGCTGGCCGGTGCGGGTTGGTTGACTGCGACACCGGTACCGGTACCGTCCGATGCGCTGGTGGCCGTCGCGCCGCTGACCGCCGTGCAGACCGTCGACGATCTCACCGTTTCGCTTTCGATCAGCCCGGGCGGGCCGGGGATTAACACGTTCGACGCGACCGTGACGCGGGCCGGCGAGCCCGTCACCAACGCCCGCGTGACGATGCAAGCCGTCAGCCCCGAGCGCGACGTGCGCGCGCCATGGAGCCACTTCGAACCTCTCGACAGCGGCGGCTACGCCACGGTCAACGCAGACATCGACCGCGAGGGGGCGTGGTGGACGCTGATCGACGTCGCCACACCAGACGGCGAGACGACCCGCGCCGCGTTCACGTTCGATGTCGCGCCGGACGCAGCGGTCGAGGCGACTATCCCGCTCAACCTCGTTCAGGCCGGCGCGCTGGCGCTGGCGATTGCTGCATTGATCGCGGCCCTGCGCCCGGTGTGGCGCGCGCTGTACCGTCGGCTCGACCTTTCGCCGCAGGCAGTGACGATCGTGATCGTCACCGTGTTCGGCTCCGGCGCGGCGCTGGCGGCGGGATACTTGTTCATCGCAGCGGAGAACGAACGCTATTTCGCGACCGTCAATCCGCCGCCGCAGGTCGTCAACCCGACACTGCCTGACGCCGAATCGCTCGCACGTGGCGCGGCGTTGTTCGGGTCGGCGTGCGCGGGCTGGTCGCCCGACTCACCCGGCTGGGAGGCGCTGACGATCCGCCTCGACCGCACGCGGGACGAAGAGCTGTTTGCATTTACCCGCGACGGCTTCCGCGGCCTGCCCCCTTGTGATACCCTGACCGACGCCCAGCGCTGGGACGTCGTGAATTATGCTCGTTTCGCACTCCGTCCCGGATAAGGAATCCGTCCCATGCCCGTGAATCTCGCATTCCATGACACCGATGCTGCGCTCGCCGAAAAGCTCGCTGCCGACTTGAGCGCCGCGAAGATCAAAGGCCCCGGCACCCTCCTAATCGCGCTCATCTCGCGCGCCTCGGCCGCCGACGCCGATGTGCTGCGCCAGATCGACGAGGCCGCAGAACTGCGCCAGCACGTCATCCCGCTGCGGCTGGACGACGCGCCGCTCCCGCGCGTAATCGACCATCTCGACGCACTCGACCTGCGTGAGGGGGCGTACCCGTTCGATCGGATCAAGGCACGCGTGGCGGAGCTCACCGCGCCGAACGCGCCGCGTCCGCTGACGACCCACACGGCGAGCTTGCGCCGGTCGAACCGCCGCGCGGCGATTGTGGTATCGATCATCGCCATCGCTATCTTCGCCATCGGCCTGTACGGGGTCGGCGTGCTGGGCATTCGCGCACCGCAAGACGAGTTCGACGCGGTGGAGACGGCCCGCATGGATCAGCGCAACACGCTCATCGCCCCGACGCTCGAGCCGTTGATTCCAGTCGGGCAGTTCGCTATCAGCCAGTTCGAGCTGACAGTGACCGCTGTGCCGACACGCCTGCGCGAGTATTTGATCGGCACCGTTACGGCCACGTCGCAGGGGACGTACATTCCATCGCCGACACCGCGCATCACCGCCACGCCGGGGGAATAGGCGAGCAGTGGCAAGTGATGAGTGCTGAGAATCCGCCGCATTCCTCGCTCGCTGACCATACTCGTCACTACGCCCCGATCAGGCACAGTTCACGCGGCCGGACCTCTGACTTCTGATTCCTGACTCCTGCCAACTGGCTCCTCCCCACTGCGTTATACTCGGTCGCGCACCTGTTCAATCAGCCGCACCATCGCAACGCCCGGAGATTGCTCTATCGAATAGTCCAGTCACGTGAAAGGATTCCTTATGGCCGTCACAGACCGCCCCGCCGCTTCTTTTAGCCAGAACGTCCACCACATGATCGACCGTGCCCTCACGCACTTCGATCTGCCCCCCGGCCTTGCCGAACTCATCAAGGCCTGCAACAGCGTCCTCGAAGTCCAGTTTCCCGTGCGCCTCGACAGCGGTGAATACCGCATCTTCCGCGGCTGGCGCGCCACGCACAGCGATCACCGCCTGCCGGTCAAGGGCGGCATTCGTTATTCACCTGACGTGCATCAGGACGAAGTCATCGCGCTGGCGACGCTGATGACGTTCAAGTGCGCCATCGTCAACGTGCCGTACGGCGGGTCGAAAGGCGGGCTGGAGATCGACCCGCGCCAGTACAGCGTCGACGAACTCGAGCGCATCACCCGCCGCTTCGCCCGAGAGCTGTACATGAAGGGTTACATTAGCCCGGCAACCAACGTCCCCGCGCCGGACATGGGCACCGGCGGACGCGAGATGGCGTGGATCGCCGATACGTACAAGGCGCTCAACCCGACCGACATCAATTATCTGGCATGCGTGACCGGCAAACCGCCCGAGCACGGCGGCATCCGCGGCCGTGTCGAGGCTACCGGACGCGGCGTGCAGTACGTCATCCGCGAGTTCTTCCGCCACCGCGACGACGTGCAGCTCGCGCGGCTTTCGCCGGGGCTGGCCGGGAAGCGCGCCGTTGTACAGGGACTGGGCAACGTCGGCTATCACGCCGCCAAGTTCCTATCGACCGAGGATGACGTGCGGGTTATCTGCGTGA
The sequence above is a segment of the Candidatus Flexicrinis affinis genome. Coding sequences within it:
- a CDS encoding Glu/Leu/Phe/Val dehydrogenase produces the protein MIDRALTHFDLPPGLAELIKACNSVLEVQFPVRLDSGEYRIFRGWRATHSDHRLPVKGGIRYSPDVHQDEVIALATLMTFKCAIVNVPYGGSKGGLEIDPRQYSVDELERITRRFARELYMKGYISPATNVPAPDMGTGGREMAWIADTYKALNPTDINYLACVTGKPPEHGGIRGRVEATGRGVQYVIREFFRHRDDVQLARLSPGLAGKRAVVQGLGNVGYHAAKFLSTEDDVRVICVIERDGAVINEDGIDIDHLRAHIVETGGVKDFPGGRFESDGRGGLEMECDILIPAAMESQISLENVDRIKAPLIVEAANGPVTFDADSRLRARGTVVLPDTYVNAGGVTVSYFEWIKNISHIRFGRMDRRLDEMRSQRLMDALEVMTGRELPESLRNGLILDSDELTLVRSGLDDTMRLAYQEISEAFHRNEKITDFRTAAFYVAIKKIVQTHLEMGV
- a CDS encoding CopD family protein — encoded protein: MSRRTVLLAVLLIAGGLLSFGASAHGFLVRAVPNDRAVLERSPARVQYWFSESLEPAFSSLTVRTPAGEVIAEGGSDPDNTALLSATLPPNLPDGAYIADLRLAFASDGHVIAETRVFFVGGEVAGVGSGVDASVNVVEAVWRALTAIGLIVSFGAVGLYAWVLRPAWGSAAHPAGGLPPRVMNRLTLVLAIGLGMTIVAQIAALLQQSVTFFGVDFGLVLSQSLWGVVRSSTFFGQVWTARMLVVGITAVMIAAAFINRRSQPELTRPMWSAAMWGLALALGSLSVVSHAPGSRAAAWAAVFNDWTHLLTIALWVGGLAALAAVLPAALRPLDREAARKALLAALRRFSPLAAACLFIVIATGVFSASLWVRPADLVTSSYGLSLLVKLTLVAALVGVGALHHAALNPQRFDRWAGWVERIGGWRRTLRIEAAFGVLALAGAGWLTATPVPVPSDALVAVAPLTAVQTVDDLTVSLSISPGGPGINTFDATVTRAGEPVTNARVTMQAVSPERDVRAPWSHFEPLDSGGYATVNADIDREGAWWTLIDVATPDGETTRAAFTFDVAPDAAVEATIPLNLVQAGALALAIAALIAALRPVWRALYRRLDLSPQAVTIVIVTVFGSGAALAAGYLFIAAENERYFATVNPPPQVVNPTLPDAESLARGAALFGSACAGWSPDSPGWEALTIRLDRTRDEELFAFTRDGFRGLPPCDTLTDAQRWDVVNYARFALRPG
- a CDS encoding toll/interleukin-1 receptor domain-containing protein, with the translated sequence MPVNLAFHDTDAALAEKLAADLSAAKIKGPGTLLIALISRASAADADVLRQIDEAAELRQHVIPLRLDDAPLPRVIDHLDALDLREGAYPFDRIKARVAELTAPNAPRPLTTHTASLRRSNRRAAIVVSIIAIAIFAIGLYGVGVLGIRAPQDEFDAVETARMDQRNTLIAPTLEPLIPVGQFAISQFELTVTAVPTRLREYLIGTVTATSQGTYIPSPTPRITATPGE